CAAACCGTCTAAATCTTCCTTTTTGGCATGTAATAACTTAATTCGACGCTCTAAAGACTCCGTAAACGAAATATCGCCATCTATTCCTAAATTGGTGATTTTCTGTATTTCTTTAATAACCTCGTCTTTGTTAGATCTTCCCTCTAAAGTCATTTCAGCAAGAACATCTAATGCTTCTACCCTAGTCAACGTACTATCGAAATCAAAAACGTATTTTCTACTAACTTCTACCATTATTCTCTTTTGGTTGGATAAGAATTTTTGTTATTAAAATAAGAAGCAAAAGTAAAAATTTAATTTATCCTGATAAATGATATCCTGTAAATAAAACAAAAAGGTTATGTTATGGTGCAAATTGACAAAATGATCATCTTTTAATCTAAAAATTGAAGAACTGATAATGAGAAGCCTTCAGTCTTATACGTGCTATTATGATCCCCAGGTACTCTTTTTAAACTGCCACTTTTAAATATTTTACTTAATTCTTCTGCATTTCCGTTATCATTATCCTCATCACCACAAATTACTAATACGTTTATATCTATTTTATTTAATTCGCTTACCGAAGTTACAGGTTGAAATTTTTGCTGCAAATGTAATGAGCGTAAATCTGCTTTAATAGATTTTGCATAGTCTACCGCACCTTTGGTTATCTCATTTATATCGCCATCAAAGGCTTTTGCGAACATGATTCTTCTATCCCAATCGGCATTTGTAAAATCTATACCCATACCACCTAAAACCGCTTTCTCTATACTATCGTCTTCTGTCAGTAATTTTGCCAAAACAATACTTCCTCTTGAATAACCTACAGCTTTATACTTGTCTACATCTAAGTGATTCATTAATAATACCACATCTTTTACTTCGGCATTACCTTGATACGCTTCTTCATTTTGAGGTTTATCTGAATCTCCATTACCGCGTAAATCAGGAATGATCACGCGATAGCCAGCATTTAACAAATCTTTCTTTAAAGCCGTTTTATCCCAAGACTTTCTAGAATTTATAAATCCGTGTAACAATAGTACCACCTCACCACTACCCTCATCTGTATAAGCGATTTGTACGCCGTCAAATGATTCAAATTTACCTGATTGGGAAATAGTTTTTTGAGAGAATATGACCAGCAACAAAAAGAATAAAAAATACCGTGATGACATTATGCTTTTATTTAAGAGATATATAGAAGCCCCGCCAAGATTGCTAACCCAAAACTTACTAAAGTACCTATTAAAATATACTCTGTTAGCTTTCTATTATTGCGCTCTTTAAGATCATTGAATCTAAAAACAGATTTCGCAGCTATTAATAAGCCAATAACTTCCCACCTGCCTATTACTATAAATATTAAAACGAATAGTCGTTCTATCATACCAATATACTTACCTGCATTTGGTAATGATTTGTGATCCGTCTCTATCTGATTAGACATTCCCTCTAAAATCATCCCCATTATAATTGCTGCCGGATAGGTTACAAAAACAATGGCAGTAACTAAATACCAGTCTAAATTTTCGAATAAAGATATAGTGTGAGTGTATAGATCTGTGTAAAAAGCACAGCAATATATGACTAGTATATGTAGGATCTGATCAATAAAAAACGGAATGCTTTTATTCTTAAATAAATCATTTGAATATAATTTCAATACATCAATGACAAAATGAGCTATGGTTATTATTAGGGCAATTTTCCAGAGAGACAAATCCCAAAGAAAAAGCATATATAAAGCAAAATGCAATAGCACGTGCAAGTATAGAAACTTAGATTTTATTTTATTCGATTGCTTGTGAAGTACCCATCTTGTAGGCTGCAAAACAAAATCTCCAATTAAATGAGCCAATACTAGTTTTATAAAAATCAACATATTTATTTACTGGTAATTAATTCTTTGTAATATGACAATACATCTAAAACCAAATCTAATCTTGCTCTTTTTAAACGCTGACTTACGGCAGACTGTTTAATACCTAATTGTTGTGCAATTTCTTTTTGTGAATAATGCGGATAGTCTAATGACAATGTTACTATTTCTGCAGAAACTACACTCCAATCATCCATAAAATCTAATGCTAAGCGTAACATTAAATTTAAAGTTCGATCATATGCTTTTTCTCCTGTTGCAATACTAAGATTTATTTTACTCTCTTTAAGTGTTTCGAAATTACGCCCAGAGCGCTGGTATGCAGGTCCGTTAGATTCGGTTACTCCTGTACCAATATAGGTTTCTAAACCTATACCAATACCCATTCTTACATCTAAACCTTTTATAGTCTTTAGCATTGCTTTTATACGAATAGCCGTAAATAATGCATTTTTTTCAGTAACCTTTAACTGAAATTCATCACCACGATATATCTCCCAGTTCATTGGCGAAGCACCAAATTGGTTAAAGTAATTCTTCAATAAATCGATCCATTGAGCACTAGGATGATTTTCAGAATTAATAATATCTCCGGTAATTATAGCTATCATGGTTATTAGTTAAAACGCTAATATATTAAATTATAAGCTAATTAGTTAATATTTTGTATTATTAGTGCAGTCATTAATACAGATAAATAAAAATTATTTAGAACCAACGCCTTGTTAAGATACAATAATCTTTAAAGGAACGCCCAAATTTATCTAAGAGAATTCTTTCTTCTGGAATAATCTGAAAACGGTTCATATAACCCACAAACCCAGCAGCGATCAGTGTATTGAAAGCATTTCCTAAAAACACACCTAAAGCTAAAAGTAAAAGAAGCAGCGCTAAATACATAGGGTTTCTAGAAAATTTAAAAATTCCGCCTACTACTAAATTAGAAGCTTTATCAGGTTTTGTTGGATCTATAGTTGTATTTGCTCTTTTAAATTGAAACAATGCCAATAAGGCTATTACAATACCAATACCAACTAAAATTTTGGCAAACAACATTCTCCCATAAAAATCAAAATAACCCATCGGCAAAAATTCTGCCAATAGATACATCATTAATCCGAAACACAAAAACACTAAAGCCGGCGGTACTTTTAACTCCATTTTATAAAATTACTACTTTTGCTGATGTAAATTGACAAACTAGATTTCAAAATGTTCCCATGAAGCTTGTATTCGCCACGCACAACCCAAACAAATTAAAAGAAATTCAGCAACTGGTACCATCATATATTGAACTAGTTAGTTTAGATATGATTGGATGTATGACCGATATACCCGAAACTGCCACCACCCTAGAGGGCAATGCTAGAATAAAAGCAGATTTTATAACAAATACGTATCAACTACCTTGCTTTGCAGATGACACAGGCCTCATTGTAGATTCTCTCAATGGTGAACCAGGCGTATATTCGGCAAGATATGCAGGTGCCGAAAATGATTCAAACGCTAATATGGACAAACTATTAGCTAACTTAAGTGATAAACAGAATAGAAATGCTTACTTCAATACTGTAATTGCCTTAAACTTAAACGGTAAAACCCATATATTTGACGGAAGCATACACGGCGAAATTATAGAAACAAAAAAGGGAGATAACGGATTTGGTTATGATCCTATCTTTCAACCAAAAGGTTATAAAAAAACTTTTGCGCAATTGCCCTTATCCATTAAAAACAAAATAAGCCATAGAGCTCTAGCATTTAAAAAATTGATTACCTATTTAAATAGTACTCATGATAAATAAAAAAGACAACGGTGAAACTGTAGTAGTATCAGTAGCATCAGAACGAGCAGAAGCTATTGGCGGTGTACTAATAGCTTTATTTGCCGCGCTTATGGCAATATCACAAATGGTGAATGGCGAATTAGAAGAAGAAATGATGATTGCCCACAACAATGTAGTGAGCTATTCTAGCTGGTACCAGTCTAAAAGTATTAAAGAAAGCTTGAAAGAAAGTGAACTAGATTATTTAAGTACTTTAATTGAAAGCGGTATTGTAAAGGAAGAAAACAGACCGGTAATAGAACAAAGAATAGCTATTGTAAAAGATAAAATAGTAAAGTACGAATCAGAAAAAACAGAAATCTTACTAGGGTCTGAGCATGTAGGTAAAGAAAACTGGGTTCAAGACATAGAGGGGGAAATGGGAATTATTACCGGAGTTAAACAATGGGAAAAATTGACCCGAACCTATGATTACGCGACCAAAAAATTTGACTATGCATTACTATTTTTTCAAATATGTATTGTACTTGGCGCCGTTTGTATCATTATTTATGACAGCCCAGTGCTACAAAAAGGGCTAATTGTGCTTATGATTATCTTTGGAATTTCGGGTACATTCCTATCTATATATGGCTATACGCTAGCTCCGTAATATTACTTTCTAATAAATTATTCTGATTCAATTATTAGCAGTACCTTTGCCGCTTAATTAACGCCGCTGGTATAGCATGTGTTGCCCTGAGTCTAAATAGGTTATATACGATAATCGCTCTATGCAACATTCATATTTGCGATTTAGTATACATATTTATGACAAAGTTTGAAGCACTGGGACTGCAGAAGTCCTTATTAGATGCTATTACTGATATGGGTTTTGAAACCCCATCAGAAGTTCAAGAAAAAGCAATCCCAATTTTACTGGAAGGTGAAACCGATCTAGTTGCCTTAGCGCAAACAGGTACAGGTAAAACTGCCGCATTCGGTTTTCCATTAATTCAAAAAATTGATAGTAATAGTAGAACCACACAAGGTTTAATATTATCACCAACTCGTGAGCTATGCTTACAGATTACGAAAGAAATGCAAGCGTATTCAAAATACGAACGTAATATCAATGTAGTTGCCATTTATGGTGGTGCAAGTATTACAGACCAAGCAAGACAGATTAAAAGAGGTGCGCAAATTATTGTTGCAACGCCTGGTCGTATGAAAGATATGATCAGTAGACGTCTTGTTGATATCTCTAATATAGATTATTGTATTTTAGATGAGGCAGATGAAATGCTGAACATGGGCTTTATGGAAGATATCAAAGATATTCTTTCTGGTACGCCTGATGAAAAATCTACATGGTTGTTCTCTGCAACTATGCCTAGAGAAGTAGCTACTATTGCTAAAAAATTCATGCATTCTCCACAAGAAATTACAGTGGGTGCAAAAAACTCTGGAGCATCAACCGTACAACATGAATATTATGTTGTTGGTGGTAGAGATCGTTACCCAGCTTTAAAAAGATTAGCAGATACAAACCCAGATATATTTTCAGTTATTTTCTGTAGAACAAAACGTGATACTCAAAAAGTTGCCGAAAATTTAATCGAAGACGGCTACAATGCAGGGGCTTTACATGGAGATTTAAGCCAAAACCAAAGAGATTTGGTGATGAACTCTTTTCGTAAAAGACAAATTCAAATGCTTGTAGCAACTGATGTTGCTGCGCGTGGTATTGATGTTGATGACATTACACATGTTATTAATTACCAATTACCAGATGAAATTGAGACGTATACCCACCGTAGTGGTAGAACAGGTAGAGCTGGTAAATCTGGTATATCTATGGTTCTTGTTACTCGTGGTGAACAACGCAAGATAAAGGCCATAGAGAACAAAATCAATCAAAAATTTGAATTGAAAAAAGTTCCTTCGGGAATGGAAATCTGTGGTATTCAATTACATCACTTAGCCAATAAAATAAAAGATACTGAGACTAATTCTGATGTTGACCCTTATTTACCTGAAATCAACGAGATACTAGAAGGTATTGACCGTGAGGAATTAATAAAGAAATTAATTTCTGCCGAATTTACAAGGTTCTCTAACTACTATAACAAGTCTAAAGATTTAAATTCTTCTGACAGCGGTAGAGATAGAGAAAGAAGCGATGGCCGAAGAGGTGGTGAAATACCAACTAGTGGTGCTGTTCGTTACTTCATAAACGTTGGTGAAAAAGATGGTTATGATTGGATGTCACTTAAAGACTTCATTAGAGATACAGTAGGACTTGGACAAGAAGATGTCTTTAAAGTTGATGTTAAGGAAAGTTTTTCATTCTTTAATACTGAAAGTGAATCTACACAACAAATTCTTGAAAAATTTACAGAGTTTAAAGTTGACGGAAGATTTGTTAATGTAGAAGTTTCTAAAAACCCCGGCGGTGGCGGTGGTGGAAATCGCAGAAGCGGTGGAAGCGGCGGTGGCTTCAGAGGAAAAAGAAGCAGCGGTGGCGGAAGAAGAGATGATGACCGCGGCGGAAGAGGAAGAAAAGAAGGTAGCTCTGAGTCTAAAGGCAGAAGACGTGACCGTAGTGAATCTAGCAGTCCTAACTCCGGAAAAAGACGTAGTACCAAAAGAAAGGGAGATTTCTTTTAGTTAATTGTATATTAAAAATACGCTTCGGCGTATTTTTTTTGTTTTGTTTGCAACTTAATTATGCTGTCAGTACAATGAAATACTTATTATCGCTTATACTTATTTTTCTTTCACTAATAGGTTTCTCTCAAGAAACAGAAGAAGGTCAACGCCTTAGTGCTGTTGTTATAAACGCCCAATCTGATGAACCCCTTGAGAGCGTACACGTTGTTAACTTGAACCAAGTTTTTGGAACAATTACCAATGAAAATGGCGAATTTTCAATTACCGCAGCAGTAAATGACACCTTATATTTTTCTTTTCTAGGATTTAAATCACAGAAAATTAGAGTAACCAATGATATGTTCAAATTTGAAAATACAGAAATAGCACTGACAGAGCTTGCTTATGCTCTAGAAGAAGTTATTGTTAGACCTTATCAGCTAACCGGGTACTTAGAAATCGACGTAAAGAACCTTCCAATAAACAATGCCTACCAATATAGTATATCTGGCTTAGGCGTTAGCTATGAAGGTGGTAATAAAAACCCTAGCGCTGTCACAAAAGTATTGGGTGCCATTCTAAACCCAGCAGATTTGTTGCGTAACCTCTTTGGTAAAAAACCTGCGCAAATGCGTAAGCTTAGACAAATGAGAGAAGACGATGATATTCGCAACCTACTTGCTTCTAAATTTGATAGAGAAACACTTACAGAATTCCTTCAATTAGAAAAAGTTGATATTCAAGATATTCTAAATAACTGCAATTACTCCAAATCTTTTATCACTACAGCCAATGATCTTCAGATACTTGACGCCATTAGCAGCTGTTATGAAGAGTATAAAGTTTTAAATAGAAAGAAATAATATTTCTTAAAGTGAAATCCTTGTTATAGTTTTATTGCAAATAACAGGGAAATGAAAAACGTATTCTTACTAGGGCTATTATCTATAGCATTGATTTCTTGCCAACCAAAGAGCAAAGAAAAATCAGAAACTATTGCTGTAGTTAAAGATTCAATTGAAACCCCTAAAAAGAATCCCAATTTTCAATGGGAAGCCGCTACCGTTTATTTTCTTCTCACAGACCGATTCAATAACGGAAATACAGCTAACGATCTAAATTTTGAGCGTGACGAAGAAACCGGAGAGCTCAGAGGTTTTTTAGGCGGAGATATTCAAGGCATAACAAAAAAAATCAAAGACGGATATTTCACAGACCTTGGCGTAAATGCTATTTGGTTCACTCCCGTTGTTGAACAAATTCATGGCGCTACAGATGAAGGTACTGGCAATACGTATGGTTATCATGGGTATTGGGCAAAAGACTGGACAGCTCTTGATCCTAATTTTGGAACCGATAAAGACTTAGATACACTAATAAAAACCGCCCATGAAAATGGGATTCGTATTTTATTAGATGTTGTTTTAAACCATACAGGTCCTATCACCGAAAAAGATCCTGTTTGGCCAGAAGAATGGGTACGCACCTCTCCTACTTGTGAATTTACTACATATGAGAATACTACTGCCTGTACATTGGTTGCGAATCTACCTGATATTTTAACCGAATCTGATGCTACTGTAAATTTACCAGATGCCCTTCTAGCAAAATGGAAAAGCGAAGGTAGACTTAGCCAAGAACTAGATGAACTAGAATTATTTTTTGACCGTACCGGCTACCCCAGAGCACCTCGCTTTTATATAATTAAATGGCTAACCGATTACGTTAATAAATATGGTGTTGACGGATTTAGAGTTGATACAGTTAAACATGCCAATGAAAATTCATGGGCAGAATTATACAAAGAAGCATCTTTTGCTTTTGAACTTTGGAAAAAGAAGAATAGTGATAAGGTATTAGACGACAACCCTTTCTACATGGTTGGTGAAGTTTATAATTACGGAATTTCTGGCGGACAAGAATTTGACCTTGGTGATAAAAAAGTAAACTATTTCGATAACGGATTTAAAAGCCTTATCAATTTCGAATTAAAGACGGATGCCCAAAAGGATTACGAAACTATTTTTACCAAGTACAGCAAACTACTACATACTACTTTCAAAGATAAAAGTGTATTAAATTACCTTACTTCTCATGACGACGGTCAACCTTTTGACCAAGAAAGAGCTGACCCTAAAAGAGCTGCAAATGTATTATTGCTTACGCCTGGTGCTTCTCAAATTTATTATGGTGATGAAACTGCTCGTAGTCTAGTGATAGAAGGGACACAAGGAGATGCTACGTTACGTTCGTTTATGAATTGGAATGAGTTAGATAGTTTACCACAAACAAAAGAAACTTTAAGCTATTGGCAGAAATTAGGAACTTTTAGAAATGACCACCCATCTATAGGTGCTGGTATTCATAAAAGAATTTCGAAAGCTCCATATGTTTTTAGCAGACACTTCACCAAAGAGGATTATGTGGATAAAGTAGTTATCGCTTTAGATGCACCAAAGGGAAAAAAATCTATTTCAGTAAAAGGTATTTTTGGTGATGGCACAAAATTATACGATCGCTTTTCTGGAACTGAAGTAACAGTTGACAAAAACAAAGTTATACTAGATAATGATTTTGACGTTGTCTTGTTAGAACTTAATAATTAAGACACCTAATTAATATCAGGCATTAGAATGTACCGCAATTCTATTGCCTTCGGTATCTTTTAAAAGTCCCATAAATCCGTGTCCGTCACCTATTTCGGTTTTGGGCTGTAATACTTGTCCGCCTGCGGCATGAACTTTACCTAAAACTATAGCTGCATCGTCACATGCTAAATAAACCAATACTCCAGTTGTTAAACTAGGAACATATTGGTCATGCTGAACCAAAGCGCCATTTGCCTGACCAACAACTTGTTTATCTGGAAACAGACCCATTACAAATTCTCCAAAATTATTGACTGTAATGGTTACATCTAAAATAGATTCATAGAACTTCTGTGCTCGCTCCATATTTGCGACGGGTATTTCATACCATGCTATCATAACTAACTATTTAAATTATGTTTAAGATTCTGTAATCCTTGTTCAAAGTCTTTACCAACCATTTTATCCATTGACATAAAAAGCATCATAATACTCATAGGAAATTTGTTCTTTCCAGTAAAACCCCATGTCACTTTACTTTTATTTACTTCATGTTCTTCAAGAGTCATATAACAATCAGATTGCGACTTGTAGGGTTTTAAGAAACGTAAATCTTGTTCAATTCGTTCACCTTCTACAATTCTAGTAATTTCTTGTTCCCCTTCACCTACTTCCTTATTTCCGTTCCAATGGCTAGTAGCACCTACTTCACCATCAATCCCGGTAAAAGTAAGTACCATATCAGGGTCTTTTCTTGCCCATGGCGACCATTCTTGCTGTTTCTTTAAAAACTTCAAATGACTCCAAACTTTTTCTGGCGAATGTTCTAATTCTATACTTCTAGAAACTTGATAACTTTTGGGAGCTATTAATGCCAGTAAAATAACTAAGATTAGAACTATTGCAATAATCATGAATACGGTATACATCGGTCATCTAATTAATTGTTGACTAACAAGTTAGTTAAAATTTAATTATCAGACTTATATCTTTCTAGAATGTCATCGATACTTTTTATTGACTTCTTTGTCCAATCTAACCGTCTTTCTAGCATTTCTTCATCTGTCAATTCCCAATCTACATTTGAAGCTTTCAATTGGGTCGTTAAATGCTGAAGTATAATCGCGGCAGAAACAGAAATATTAAGACTCTCGGTAAATCCTACCATTGGTATTTTTATAAAGGCATCTGCGTTTTCTAAAACATAATCGCTTAATCCATTTTTCTCCGTCCCAAAAAACAAAGCCGTTTTACTGTCCAATTTAAAATCTTGTAATAGCGAGCTATCTGCATGCGGACTGGTAGCTACGATTTTGTATCCTTTTTCTCGTAACGAATCAATTACTTGTTTTGAATTTTGATACCGTTTTATATCTACCCATTTCTGCGCGCCCATGGCAATTTCCTCATCTAAATGTTGACCGTTTCTATCCTCTATTAAATGCGCAGTCTGAACACCAAAAGATTCACAACTTCTTACCACTGCACTAGTATTGTGCATTTGAAATACATCTTCTACCGCTACAGTCAAGTAATTTGTGCGTTCAGCCAATATATCAACAAAACGCTGTTTTCTATTTTCTGAAATAAATTCTTCTAAATACTCTAAAAGGTTCACATCAATCATGCCCCCAAGATAAGAAAAGTATATTTTTATAAATATTATTAAAAGCTCATGAAGAACATTGTTGTATTAACGGGTGCCGGAATTTCTGCTGAAAGCGGATTAAAAACGTTTAGAGATGCTAATGGTCTATGGGAAGGGCATGATGTTATGGAGGTTGCCACACCAGAAGGATTTCAAAATAATCCGGAATTGGTATTAGAGTTTTACAATCAAAGAAGAAGGCAGTTGCTAACCGTTGAACCTAATGCTGCGCACAAGGCATTGGTCGCTCTAGAAGCCCATTTCAATGTTCAAATTATAACTCAAAATGTAGATGATTTACATGAGCGTGCCGGTAGTTCTCAAGTTCTACATCTTCATGGCGAATTATTAAAATCAAGAAGTAGTAATTCTACCCATGAATTTTTTGATTGTAAGCAAGATATTTTACTGGGTGACACCTGTAAAAATGGACATCAAATTAGACCGCACATTGTTTGGTTTGGCGAAGCTGTACCATTATTAGAAGAAGCTATAGCTATTACCGAAAAAGCCGACTATTTAATTATCATAGGTACTTCTATGCAAGTATACCCAGCGGCAAGTCTAATCGATTTTGTAAATTTTTCTACACCAATATATTTTATTGACCCAAAGCCAGCGATAACTAATTCTCAAAAAAGTAATTTGACAATTATTACCGAAACCGCAGTAGCCGGAACTCCTACTTTGGTTGCTTCCCTAATTGATAAATAATACGGGTTTGCCTTACCCACTCTACCAATTTATTAACTTCATTGGCCGTAAGCTCTGTATCTTTATGTAACAAGGTGTATTGAGATAATGGCATGTTTCCATCAACGACTTCCTCTTCTATCTCTGCTAATAAATGATCTTTTTTATCTAAAGAATAATTTTCCCATTCAGAAAAATTTAAATGTTCCTTGCCTTCCTTAACGTGATCGGCCAGCAAAAATGAAACCGGAGCAATGTTATTATACCACGGGTAATCTGTATTGTTGCTATGACAATCGTAACAAGAAGTTTCAAAAATATTCTTAAGTTCTGGCGATGGGTTCGTCTGCTTTATAAAAGCTTCTGTATGGTTACCTGTAGCAATATTTTTTGTAGGACTGAAAAACTGTATAGCAACAAACACTAAAACAACACCTAGGCTAATTTTTTTTAGTAATTTCATATTTGGGGGAAATGAAAATTAAAGATACAATTTTATGAATAAGGAAGAACTTTATGAAGCATTGAATTATGTAAGCGCTTCTAGAGAAAACCGAATTAAAATGGCATTTAAAATTGAAGATAATCCTCATTTAATTCCTATTCTTATTGAGATAATCAAAAATGATATAGATCCCATATCATGTAAGGCTGGTTGGGTTTTAGAAAGTATTTCGAAAATAAATCTAATACCAATTATAACAAACCTTGATGTATTCATCGATTCGTTAAAACATATTTCATTAGAATCATCTGTTCGCCCGGCTTCAAAAATTTGTCAGTTATTGGTGATAAACGAATTTTCTAAAAAGCCTGAAAAACTAAAACAAAAGTTGACAACAAAACATTTAAACACCATTACTGAAGCTGCTTTTGACTGGCTCATAGGTGATTATAAAGTTGCCCCAAAAGCATACTCAATGACCACTCTTCTTTTAATAGGTAGAAAAATAAGTTGGATCCATCCAGAATTACAACAAATACTTAAACAAAACTACGAGAGCGGTAGCGCTGCATACAAGGCAAGAGCCAGAATGACCTTAAAAGTTCTAGAAAAAAAGTAGCACATTTAAGAACCTTGGAAAATTGTTCATTAAATCATTGTATTTGACCATAACTTAAAGTACTTATGGTTTTAAACTTTGATACGATTAGGTATATTTGCCCCTTATTAATTTAACCAATCATTATGTCTCTTAATGCACTAAATGCCATTTCACCAATTGACGGTCGTTATAGCTCTAAAACCAAATCTTTATCTGCTTACTTCTCTGAAGAAGCACTAATAAAATATAGAGTTAGAGTAGAAATAGAGTACTTTATTGCACTTTGTGAAATTCCTTTACCACAACTTTCTTCTTTTGATACGTCAAAATTTGATACCCTTAGAGATATTTACCTTAATTTTTCTACTGAAGACGCCGAAGAAATTAAAGAGATAGAGAGAACTACCAATCATGATGTTAAGGCGGTTGAATACTTTATTAAAAAAGCTTTCGATACTTTAAATTTATCAGAATATAAAGAGTTCATCCATTTCGGGTTAACTTCTCAAGACATTAATAATACAGCTATTCCGCTTTCTATTAAGGAAGCAATGAATGATGTTTATGTACCTCAATACTTTGAATTGTTAGAGAAACTTGATGTTCTTACTTTAGAATGGTCAGACATTCCTATGTTGGCAAGAACACACGGTCAACCAGCATCTCCTACCCGATTAGGAAAAGAAATTATGGTTTTCGTAGTTCGTTTAAAAGAGCAGTTCAATTTATTAAACGATATACCAAGTGCAGCCAAATTTGGTGGAGCAACAGGTAATTTCAACGCACATTTAGTAGCCTACCCTAGTATTGATTGGAGAGCCTTTGGTCAAAAATTTGTTCAAGAAAAATTAGGTCTTCAACATTCATTTCCTACAACGCAGATTGAGCATTATGATCACTTAGCAGCTTTGTTCGATGGTCTTAAACGCATCAATACTATTATATTAGACCTTGATCGCGATTTTTGGACATACGTATCAATGGACTATTTCAAACAAAAAATTAAAGCAGGTGAGGTTGGTTCATCAGCTATGCCACATAAAGTTAACCCTATAGATTTTGAAAATTCTGAAGGAAATCT
Above is a window of Maribacter aquivivus DNA encoding:
- a CDS encoding alpha/beta fold hydrolase, which codes for MSSRYFLFFLLLVIFSQKTISQSGKFESFDGVQIAYTDEGSGEVVLLLHGFINSRKSWDKTALKKDLLNAGYRVIIPDLRGNGDSDKPQNEEAYQGNAEVKDVVLLMNHLDVDKYKAVGYSRGSIVLAKLLTEDDSIEKAVLGGMGIDFTNADWDRRIMFAKAFDGDINEITKGAVDYAKSIKADLRSLHLQQKFQPVTSVSELNKIDINVLVICGDEDNDNGNAEELSKIFKSGSLKRVPGDHNSTYKTEGFSLSVLQFLD
- a CDS encoding DUF3307 domain-containing protein codes for the protein MLIFIKLVLAHLIGDFVLQPTRWVLHKQSNKIKSKFLYLHVLLHFALYMLFLWDLSLWKIALIITIAHFVIDVLKLYSNDLFKNKSIPFFIDQILHILVIYCCAFYTDLYTHTISLFENLDWYLVTAIVFVTYPAAIIMGMILEGMSNQIETDHKSLPNAGKYIGMIERLFVLIFIVIGRWEVIGLLIAAKSVFRFNDLKERNNRKLTEYILIGTLVSFGLAILAGLLYIS
- a CDS encoding SatD family protein — protein: MIAIITGDIINSENHPSAQWIDLLKNYFNQFGASPMNWEIYRGDEFQLKVTEKNALFTAIRIKAMLKTIKGLDVRMGIGIGLETYIGTGVTESNGPAYQRSGRNFETLKESKINLSIATGEKAYDRTLNLMLRLALDFMDDWSVVSAEIVTLSLDYPHYSQKEIAQQLGIKQSAVSQRLKRARLDLVLDVLSYYKELITSK
- a CDS encoding methyltransferase family protein; this encodes MELKVPPALVFLCFGLMMYLLAEFLPMGYFDFYGRMLFAKILVGIGIVIALLALFQFKRANTTIDPTKPDKASNLVVGGIFKFSRNPMYLALLLLLLALGVFLGNAFNTLIAAGFVGYMNRFQIIPEERILLDKFGRSFKDYCILTRRWF
- a CDS encoding non-canonical purine NTP diphosphatase, producing the protein MKLVFATHNPNKLKEIQQLVPSYIELVSLDMIGCMTDIPETATTLEGNARIKADFITNTYQLPCFADDTGLIVDSLNGEPGVYSARYAGAENDSNANMDKLLANLSDKQNRNAYFNTVIALNLNGKTHIFDGSIHGEIIETKKGDNGFGYDPIFQPKGYKKTFAQLPLSIKNKISHRALAFKKLITYLNSTHDK
- a CDS encoding DUF4337 domain-containing protein; protein product: MINKKDNGETVVVSVASERAEAIGGVLIALFAALMAISQMVNGELEEEMMIAHNNVVSYSSWYQSKSIKESLKESELDYLSTLIESGIVKEENRPVIEQRIAIVKDKIVKYESEKTEILLGSEHVGKENWVQDIEGEMGIITGVKQWEKLTRTYDYATKKFDYALLFFQICIVLGAVCIIIYDSPVLQKGLIVLMIIFGISGTFLSIYGYTLAP
- a CDS encoding DEAD/DEAH box helicase gives rise to the protein MTKFEALGLQKSLLDAITDMGFETPSEVQEKAIPILLEGETDLVALAQTGTGKTAAFGFPLIQKIDSNSRTTQGLILSPTRELCLQITKEMQAYSKYERNINVVAIYGGASITDQARQIKRGAQIIVATPGRMKDMISRRLVDISNIDYCILDEADEMLNMGFMEDIKDILSGTPDEKSTWLFSATMPREVATIAKKFMHSPQEITVGAKNSGASTVQHEYYVVGGRDRYPALKRLADTNPDIFSVIFCRTKRDTQKVAENLIEDGYNAGALHGDLSQNQRDLVMNSFRKRQIQMLVATDVAARGIDVDDITHVINYQLPDEIETYTHRSGRTGRAGKSGISMVLVTRGEQRKIKAIENKINQKFELKKVPSGMEICGIQLHHLANKIKDTETNSDVDPYLPEINEILEGIDREELIKKLISAEFTRFSNYYNKSKDLNSSDSGRDRERSDGRRGGEIPTSGAVRYFINVGEKDGYDWMSLKDFIRDTVGLGQEDVFKVDVKESFSFFNTESESTQQILEKFTEFKVDGRFVNVEVSKNPGGGGGGNRRSGGSGGGFRGKRSSGGGRRDDDRGGRGRKEGSSESKGRRRDRSESSSPNSGKRRSTKRKGDFF
- a CDS encoding carboxypeptidase-like regulatory domain-containing protein, yielding MKYLLSLILIFLSLIGFSQETEEGQRLSAVVINAQSDEPLESVHVVNLNQVFGTITNENGEFSITAAVNDTLYFSFLGFKSQKIRVTNDMFKFENTEIALTELAYALEEVIVRPYQLTGYLEIDVKNLPINNAYQYSISGLGVSYEGGNKNPSAVTKVLGAILNPADLLRNLFGKKPAQMRKLRQMREDDDIRNLLASKFDRETLTEFLQLEKVDIQDILNNCNYSKSFITTANDLQILDAISSCYEEYKVLNRKK